From a single Brassica oleracea var. oleracea cultivar TO1000 chromosome C5, BOL, whole genome shotgun sequence genomic region:
- the LOC106293472 gene encoding late embryogenesis abundant protein, group 3 encodes MGLGKRVYGLCIVSLVLMAVVTMATIEEEAAKDESWTDWAKEKIGLKHEEHNVPTTHTTTTVQDNVYGATDKAKDAKEAARRKAEEAVGTTKEKAEGAYETAKSKAGETIGSVKDKASQSYDSAGQVKDDLTHKSKQVKDSLSGDNSDESWTDWAKEKVGIKHGDDESYPNVGDTVSEKAKEAKDAAKRKAGDAKVRLEETVEAAKEKASDLTSAAKEKAERLKEEAERERKSAKDKSKESYETAKSKADETLESAKDKASQSYDSAAKKTEQAKDSVSQKSKKVKDTLNDDDAEL; translated from the coding sequence ATGGGTTTAGGGAAGAGAGTGTACGGTTTGTGTATTGTATCTTTGGTACTTATGGCTGTTGTAACGATGGCCACCATCGAAGAAGAAGCGGCTAAGGATGAATCATGGACTGATTGGGCCAAGGAGAAGATCGGTCTGAAACATGAAGAGCACAACGTCCCGACCACTCACACCACCACAACAGTCCAAGACAACGTTTATGGAGCCACTGATAAGGCCAAGGACGCTAAGGAAGCAGCCAGACGCAAAGCAGAGGAAGCCGTTGGAACCACTAAGGAGAAAGCAGAGGGGGCTTACGAGACGGCAAAATCAAAAGCCGGAGAGACCATTGGTTCCGTGAAAGACAAGGCATCGCAGAGCTACGATTCAGCCGGTCAAGTTAAAGATGACTTGACTCACAAGTCAAAGCAAGTTAAAGACAGTCTGTCCGGGGATAACAGCGATGAGTCATGGACCGATTGGGCTAAAGAGAAAGTCGGAATCAAGCATGGAGATGACGAAAGCTACCCTAACGTGGGGGACACGGTGTCGGAGAAGGCCAAAGAAGCTAAAGACGCAGCCAAACGCAAAGCGGGAGACGCTAAGGTGAGGTTGGAAGAAACGGTTGAGGCGGCTAAGGAGAAAGCGAGCGATCTGACGAGTGCGGCTAAGGAGAAGGCGGAGAGGTTGAAGGAGGAAGCGGAGAGAGAGAGAAAGAGTGCGAAGGACAAGAGTAAAGAAAGCTACGAGACTGCTAAATCTAAAGCCGATGAGACTTTGGAGTCTGCTAAAGATAAAGCGTCTCAAAGCTACGACTCAGCTGCAAAGAAAACAGAGCAAGCAAAAGATAGCGTGTCGCAGAAGTCAAAGAAAGTTAAGGATACCTTGAACGATGATGATGCTGAGCTCTAA